The following nucleotide sequence is from Allocatelliglobosispora scoriae.
AGCCGGTCAGCGCGCTCTCCGGCGGCATGCGGCGACGGCTCACCATCGCCCGCGCCCTCATCAACGAGCCCGAGATCGTGCTGCTCGACGAACCCACCACCGGCCTGGACCCGCAGGCCCGGCACCTGCTGTGGGAGCGGTTGTTCCAGCTCAAGCAGGACGGCGTCACGCTGCTGCTCACGACGCACTACATGGACGAGGCCGAGCAGCTCTGCGACCGGCTCGTCGTCATGGACGCCGGGAAGATCGTCGCCGAGGGCACCCCGACCGAGCTGATCGAGCGCTACACCACCCGCGAGGTGCTCGAACTGCGCTTTCCCGCCGCCGAACGCGAGGTCGCCGCGGAGAAGCTGCGCGGGCTCGCCGAGCGGATGGACGTGCTCGCCGACCGGGTGCTGCTCTACACCGCCGGCGGCGAGCAGACGCTCGCCGCGGTGCACGGCCGCGACGTCACCCCGATCACCGCTCTCGTCCGCCGGGCCACCCTCGAGGACGTCTTCCTCACTCTCACCGGCCGCTCCCTCATCGACTAGGAACCTCATGTCCACGGGCACCCCCCTGTCCGCCCCGGCACTGCGCGAGCTGCGCTACTGGCTCTTCCGCTATCGCCGCACCTGGCGCGGCACGATCGTCATCAACGTCGTCAACCCGCTGCTCTTCCTCACCGCGATCGGCATCGGGCTCGGCCGGCTCATCACCGGCGGCGACGCCCTTCCCGGCTACTCCTACCTGGAGTTCGTGGTGCCGGGGCTGCTGGTGGCGGCGGCGATGCAGACCACCTACATCGAAGCGGCCGGGCCGGTCTTCCAGTCGGTGCGGGGACGCAAGAACTACCTCGCCGCAGCGGCCACGCCGATGAGCCCCTCGGACATCCTCTACGGGCACCTGCTCTACATCGTCATCAGGGTCGCGACGACCGCGCTGGCCTTCGGTGCGGTCGCCGCGGCCATGGGCGCCCTGCCGGTGGGGCGAGGCGTGCTGGTGGTGCTCTCCGGCGTACTCGTCGGCGCTGCCTTCGCGACCACCGTCGCGGCCCTGGCCGTGACGGTGAAGCGGGCCTCCACCATGCAGGCGATCTTCCGCTTCGTCATCATGTCGATGTACATGCTCTCCGGCACGTTCTTCCCGCTGGACGACCTCACGCCCGCGCTGCGCTGGCTCGCCCAGCTCACGCCACTGTGGCACGGGGTGGAGCTGGCCCGGGGCTTCGCGCTCGGCACCGCGACCGCCGGCGGCGTCGCGGTCCACACCGCCTACCTGCTGGTGATGGCGCTGGTCGGGCTGCTGATCGCCCGCCGCACCTTCCGCAAGAACCTCTATGTCTAGTCCGGCGAGGAGCCGACGATGAGTGTCCTGACCGCCACCCCGGCGACCACGCCGCGACTGCGGGGCGGCCGTGCCCGCACGATGGTCGAGCGCAACCTGATGATCTACCGCCACACCTGGATCGTCCTGGTGGCAGAGATCTTCGAGCCGCTGCTCTACCTCGTCGCCTTCGGTGTGGGCATCGGCATGCTCGTCGGCGACGTGCCGGGGCTGCACGACGCGACCATCACCTATCCGCAGTTCGTCGCACCGGCCCTGCTGGCGACCGCCGCGATGAACGGTGCGATGAACGAGACCACCTTCAACATGTACAGCAAGCTCACCACCGACCACACCTACGAGTCGATCCTCACCACGCCGATGACGGTGCGGTCGGTGGCGCTCGGCGAGATCTGCTGGGCGCTGCTGCGTGGGTTCGGGGTCTCCGGCGCCTTCCTCGGCGTCGTCGCGGCGTTCGGGCTGGTCCACTCGCCGTGGGCGCTGCTCGCGCTGCCCGGTGCGCTGCTCATCGGCTTCGCCTTCGCCGCGATCGGGCTGCTGACCGTGACGTTCCTGCGGTCCTACCACGACTTCCAGCTCATCCAGCTGGTGATGCTGCCGATGTTCCTCTTCGCGACGACGTTCTACCCGCTGGGCGTCTATCCCCGGCCGATCCAGATCATCGTCGAGTTCCTGCCGCTCTACCACGCCATCGAGCTGGTGCGGGACCCGTTCCTCGGCGCACCGAGCACCGACATGCTGATCGCCGCCGCCTATCTGGCGGTCCTCGGTGTCGCCGCGCTGCTGCTGGCGATCCGCCGCCTCGGCAGCACGCTGCGCCGGTAGCCGTTGCACCAACTCTTCAAGAGCTGGTGCTGTCCGTGGATGGAAGGCCGACCGCGGCGAGGCTCGCCTCCCACAGGCGGGCGGCGCGGTCGGGGTCGGTGGAGCGGGGCGTCGCGGGGAAGGGCGAGCGGTAGGCGAAGTAGCCGCCCGACATGAGCCCCTCCTCGCCGTCGGCGAGCCAGACCAGGGTGTCCGCGCCACCGGCCGTCGAGCGGATCAGACCCGGGATCACCCGCGCGATGGTGAACAGCACGCTGGTCCGGCCGAAGCGCGACTGCACCAGGCCGGGGAAGAAGCTGGTCGCGGCGATGCCGTCGCCGCCCCACCTGCGGGCCGCCTCGACGGTGAACAGGATGTTCGCCTGCTTGCTGGCACCGTAGGCCAGCCACCGGCTGCGAAACCGCAGCGGGCTCGCGCCGGGCCGGTCCACGTCGAGCCAGCCCCAGGCCTCCGCGAGCGAGGCCGTCGTGATCACCCTGGCCGGCGCGCCGGCCCTGAGCAGGTCGAGCACCAGGTGCGTCAGCAGGAATCCGGCCAGGTGGTTCACCTGCATCGTCAGATCGAGACCATCGGCGGTACGCCGGGTGAGCGGCACCAGCGCACCGGCGTTGTTGGCCAGCACGTCGATGCGGTCGAGGTCGGCGTTGAGGCGTTCTCCGAGCGCCCGCACCTCGTCGAGGACCGCGAAGTCGGCCCGGTAGCTGCGCGGCGTCCGCCCGCCGGCCTCCCGGACCCGCTCGACGGCCTTCGCCAGCCGCTGCGGGTGTCGGCCGATGAGCACCACCTCGTCGCCCTGCGCGGCGAACCGGCGTGCGGCGGCGAGCCCGATGCCGGAGCTGCCCCCGGTGATGACGATCGTTCTCGGGCTGGTCACACCGCATCCTATGCCCCGGCGGGCTCCACGGCGCCGGGACGGAAGCGGCGGGCCAGCCCACCGAGCCCGATCAGGGCCAGCCCCAGCAGGAAGAAGAGCACCGCGAAGACGAGCGAGCTGATGGTGACCCCGAGGTAGCCCAGCTCACCGGCGTCGAGGAACGGGTAGGGGTACTTGTGCACGACGGCGCCTCGGATGAGCGCGAAGGCGAGATAGGCGAGCGGGTAGGCGAGCCAGCTTCCGGCGTACCACCAGGGGGTCTTGTCTCTGTTGAGGAGCAGCCAGTCGACGGCCGCGAGCAATGGTGTGAGCGTGTGGAGCAGGAAGTTGTGCACCGTGTGCGCGCCCGGGTCGACGGTGAAGAACGGGCTCCCCGGGTTCGTCAGCACCAGGTGGTAGACGGTGCCGGTGATGACGATGTAGAGGGTGGCCGCGCCGCGGATCGAGACCGGCACCCGGCCGAGCGCGGCGAGGGCGAAGACGACCGCGACCAGCGCGTTGCTCTGCACCGTGAAGTAGATCAGCGACGCCGGATCGCCGCCGGTGTGGATCAGCAGGAGCACGATCCCGGCGAGGGCGGACAGGGCGGTGAGCCCTCGAAACGAGGCGGCGGCACGCATGCGCGGCAATCTACCGACCGGTAGCACCGGCGACAATAGGCGACCGAGGAACGCCCGTCCCCGACCGTCGTTGATCACTGGAAGTCGAATGGGAATCAACGGGGTGAAGTGATGGCACGACGGGCGAGAACGCTGTTGCACGCGCTGGCGGCGCTGACGATCGCGGTCTCGGCGGGCCTGGTGCTGGAGTCGCCGGCCTGGGCGGCGGCGTTCCCGATCGACGAGCCCTTCAGCGGTGCCACGACCAATAACCCCGACTGGGTCTTCACCGACAAGGCACGCCTCACCGACGAGGGCGACGGCTGGCTGCACCTCACCGGCACCGGCACGTTCGAGGCGGGCACCGCGGTCCTCAACGACGCCTTCTCCACCGAACTCGGTGTCAACGTGGAGTTCGAGTACGCCACCTGGGGCGGCATCGACCTCGGCGGGCACCGCGCCGACGGCTTCTCGTTCTTCCTCATGGACGGCACCTTCCCGCCCTCGATCGGGCAGTCCGGCGGCGGCCTCGGCTACACCGGCATCCAGGGCGGATACGTCGGTGTCGGCTTCGACGAGTTCGGCAACTTCTCCGGCGGCCTCGGCGGACCCGGCCAGCAGCCCGACACGATCGCGATCCGCGGCTCCTACGCCGCCAGCCCCAACTGGGCGTGGCTGACGAACGCGCCGGGGCCCAACGGCAGCGTCGAGACCGGCGACCGGGCCGGGTTCCGCAAGGTACGCATCACGATCACGCCCAACGCACCCGGCCAGACGATGCTGTCGATCTTCTCCGACAGCGGTCCCGGCACGGCCATGGTGCCGGTGATCAGCGACTACAACGTGGCGACCGCGCCGGGCCAGCCCGTGCTGCCGGACACCTTCAAGCTCGGCTTCAGCGGCTCCACCGGCGGCGGCACCAACAACCACGAGATCCGCAACCTCGTCGTCACCGTCCCGACCGACCTCTCCGTCACCAAGACGGGGACCGCCACCGTCGACCCCCGCGGCCAGGTCACCTACACCGTGATCGCGCGCAACGACTACATGAACCCGGTCTCCGGCGCCGTCATCACCGACACCGTCCCGGCCGGGCTCACCGACGTCACCTGGACGTGCAGCGGCGGCGCGGGCGCCTCGTGCGGGCAGCCATCGGGCACGGGCAACGACATCAGCGTCACCGCGGCGATGGAGTCCAACACCGGGGTCACCCTCACCATCACCGGCACCGCGGCCGACGCGGCGGCGGGCACGACCATCACCAACACGGCGGTCGTCACGGCACCGGCCGACCGGACGGACCTCGACCCGACCAACAACACCGCGAGCACGGACACCGCGGTCAACCAGTTCATGGACCTCGTCGTCGAGAAGAAGCTGACGAGCGCGTCACCGCTCGTCTTCGGGCAGGACGCGACCTATGACATCACGGTCACCAACAACGGCCCCGCCGCCGCTTCCGGAGTTGTCCTGACGGACACGATCCCGGCCGCGTTCGACCCGGCGACCGTCACCGCACCCGGCTGCACCGTCTCGGGCACCACACTGACCTGCGCACTCGGCAACCTGCCAGCGGGTGCCACGCGGGTCGTCCACCTCACCGCGACCGTCGGCGGCGACGCGACCGCCTGTGCGGAGCGCGACGTCACGCAGAGCGCGTCGGCGTCCGGGACCAACGCCGACCGGACCCCCGACGACGCCAGCGACACCGTCACCACCCCCTGCGAGGTACCGGTGTCGCTCGCCGTGACGAAGACCGGCGCGGCGTCCGTGACCGCCGGCGGATCTCTCGTCTACACCGTGACGGTGACCAACACCGGCAGCTTCGCGGCACCGGCGACGGCGATCACCGACACGGTGCCGGGCTCGCTGATCGATGTGGTCTGGACCTGCCCGGCCTGCACACCCGCGAGCGGGAGCGGCAACGCGATCAGCACGACGGCCGCAGTTCCGGCGGGCGGCTCGACGGTTCTCACCATCACCGGGACGCCGACGCAGCCCGGGTCCGTGACCAACACCGCCTCGGTGACGCCCTGCGCGCGGTGTGCCGCCCAAGGGGTCGGGCCGCTCTCCGCCAGCGTCACCACCGAGGTCGGCGGGGAGCCGATCCCGATCACGGGTGTGCCGGTGGGCACCATCGCGCTCAGCGGCGCGGGACTGCTCATCGCGGGCACCGCCACCGTCCTGATCACCCGCCGCCGCCGCTCCAGCTGATCCTCCGGTCCGATCCGCTACCGCGCCACCCGCCCCGCGCCGCGCCGCCCGGCCCGCGCCGCCCGCTGGCACCGCAGTGGCGCGGCGCCGCATGCCAAGATCGCCGCAACTCTTGAAGAGTTGGTCCTAAGGGGCGACGGGTGTGGCGGGGTTCAGGGCTCGACGACGAGGGAGCTGGGTGCGGCTCGGAGTGGTTGGCCCGCCCCCGCTTCTTCCCTGGTGATCACGTCCAATTAGGGGAAAGCGACGTGATCACCGCCCATGATCACGTCTGGTTCGGGGAAGGTGACGTGACCGCCGAGCGCCGCGCGCTGCGCCTTCACTGATCACACCGTTTCCCGAAAGAAGGTGCGATCAAGGGCCTTGATCGCACCTTCTTTCGGGAAACGGTGTGATCAACCGCCGTCGCGGTCGGACTGTCCAGGATCTCCAACCGCTCGCGGAAGGCGGCGAGCGCCGGTTCGTCGTGGACGGCCTGGTCGACTGGGGTCCGTCGTCAGCGACGAACCCGGCCGTACGAGCCGGTCGGCCCCTGAACTTAATGCTGGATCGACGGCGTGTCGGAAACGATCCTGACGGTGGTGACGGATTTCGCGGCGTGTCCAGCATTAAAATTCAGGGCAGGCCGGGCCCGAGGTTTGCCACGCCCGCCCCGGCGGGCATGCTTCCATCACTGGCCGCGACAGACGCGGGCAGCCGGTGTGCGAGGAGAAGCCATGTCACGCGAGGCCTGGATCGCGGTCGCCATCGTCGTGGCGATCATCGCAGCCGTCACCATCTTCGGCGCGGTGAAGCTGGCGCGGCGGCTGTGGAAGACGAAAAAGACCCTCAACGAGCTGGGCGCGGGCGGCAACTGGGTGTTCTGGGGAGCGATGGCCTACACGATCTTCCCGATCGACATCCTGCCGGACCCGATCTACCTGGACGACATGGGGGTTCTCGGCGCCGCGCTCATCTACCTCACCCGCCTGGTCCAGAAGAAACGCGCGGCCGGCGCGTTTCCGCACGCCCGCACCGAGACGCGCCAGGTCGAGCAGCGCCGACGCTGACCTACGCCGCGCAGGGCCCGACCGGGATGGTCGAGCCCTGCGCGTCCGAATCAGGAGAGCGTGATCCGTGCGGTTCCGCCGGTGGTGTTGCTGATGAAGCCGAACATCCACCGCTGGCACGAGCCGATGGTCGGGTTGTTGGAGCAGCCCGGTGCGGTGTGGTCCACCCCGACGATCTGGATGCGGTGGTTCGACACGCTCGGGGAGTAGGTGAACGGTGAGCCCACCACCGGGCAGCTGCCGCCGACACCGCTCCACTGCGAGTTGACCACACCGAGGTTGACCCAGGAGCCGCCCGCGTCCATGTCGTTGACCCACATGTTCAGCGGCCGGTAGTCACGGTGGCAGTTGTAGGCGATGACCGTCTTCACCCCGGTCGCCCCCGATCCCGGCGGGGTGACCACGGCGTCGCCGAGCCAGATCAGGTTGACGCCCCAGAACCGGCTGCCGTAGACGACGTAGTCATTGCGGGTCCGGTTGTACAGGGCCTGGCCGGTGGCGGTGGTGATCAGGTTCCACTCGTAGACGGGGGTCGACGACCAGCCGAGGTCGATGCCCCACTCCTGCGGACTCCAGCGCAGGTAGCCGCCGCCAGGCACCTTGATCGCCACGTTGGTGGTGTCGGTGATCGAGCCGTTGGTCGGCAGCCCCTGGCCGTAGACCTCCCACTTGGAGTTGGGCCAGTCGGTCCAGTTGAGGTTGATGCCGTAGTCGCGGACGGCGTACCGCAGCGCCTTGAGTCCGTTGCTCTGGTTGCGCATCGGGCCGTAGCCGGCGCTCCAGGTGGGCAGGCCCTCCCAGTCGACGGCGGCGACGGGCGGGGCAGCCTGCACGGAAGGCGGCGGAGCGGCGGT
It contains:
- a CDS encoding ABC transporter ATP-binding protein codes for the protein MTDNLIEAVGLTKTYAKAGSSGFTAVDGIDLQVRRGESFGVLGANGAGKSSAMRMIACVSPITGGTLRILGRDAATDGAEIRARLGVVPQDDTVDTDLTVRENLLIYGRYFGLPWKLLRARSDELLEFARLTEKADEPVSALSGGMRRRLTIARALINEPEIVLLDEPTTGLDPQARHLLWERLFQLKQDGVTLLLTTHYMDEAEQLCDRLVVMDAGKIVAEGTPTELIERYTTREVLELRFPAAEREVAAEKLRGLAERMDVLADRVLLYTAGGEQTLAAVHGRDVTPITALVRRATLEDVFLTLTGRSLID
- a CDS encoding ABC transporter permease; the encoded protein is MSTGTPLSAPALRELRYWLFRYRRTWRGTIVINVVNPLLFLTAIGIGLGRLITGGDALPGYSYLEFVVPGLLVAAAMQTTYIEAAGPVFQSVRGRKNYLAAAATPMSPSDILYGHLLYIVIRVATTALAFGAVAAAMGALPVGRGVLVVLSGVLVGAAFATTVAALAVTVKRASTMQAIFRFVIMSMYMLSGTFFPLDDLTPALRWLAQLTPLWHGVELARGFALGTATAGGVAVHTAYLLVMALVGLLIARRTFRKNLYV
- a CDS encoding ABC transporter permease, with the protein product MSVLTATPATTPRLRGGRARTMVERNLMIYRHTWIVLVAEIFEPLLYLVAFGVGIGMLVGDVPGLHDATITYPQFVAPALLATAAMNGAMNETTFNMYSKLTTDHTYESILTTPMTVRSVALGEICWALLRGFGVSGAFLGVVAAFGLVHSPWALLALPGALLIGFAFAAIGLLTVTFLRSYHDFQLIQLVMLPMFLFATTFYPLGVYPRPIQIIVEFLPLYHAIELVRDPFLGAPSTDMLIAAAYLAVLGVAALLLAIRRLGSTLRR
- a CDS encoding SDR family NAD(P)-dependent oxidoreductase; this encodes MTSPRTIVITGGSSGIGLAAARRFAAQGDEVVLIGRHPQRLAKAVERVREAGGRTPRSYRADFAVLDEVRALGERLNADLDRIDVLANNAGALVPLTRRTADGLDLTMQVNHLAGFLLTHLVLDLLRAGAPARVITTASLAEAWGWLDVDRPGASPLRFRSRWLAYGASKQANILFTVEAARRWGGDGIAATSFFPGLVQSRFGRTSVLFTIARVIPGLIRSTAGGADTLVWLADGEEGLMSGGYFAYRSPFPATPRSTDPDRAARLWEASLAAVGLPSTDSTSS
- a CDS encoding Pr6Pr family membrane protein; its protein translation is MRAAASFRGLTALSALAGIVLLLIHTGGDPASLIYFTVQSNALVAVVFALAALGRVPVSIRGAATLYIVITGTVYHLVLTNPGSPFFTVDPGAHTVHNFLLHTLTPLLAAVDWLLLNRDKTPWWYAGSWLAYPLAYLAFALIRGAVVHKYPYPFLDAGELGYLGVTISSLVFAVLFFLLGLALIGLGGLARRFRPGAVEPAGA
- a CDS encoding lectin-like domain-containing protein, with the translated sequence MARRARTLLHALAALTIAVSAGLVLESPAWAAAFPIDEPFSGATTNNPDWVFTDKARLTDEGDGWLHLTGTGTFEAGTAVLNDAFSTELGVNVEFEYATWGGIDLGGHRADGFSFFLMDGTFPPSIGQSGGGLGYTGIQGGYVGVGFDEFGNFSGGLGGPGQQPDTIAIRGSYAASPNWAWLTNAPGPNGSVETGDRAGFRKVRITITPNAPGQTMLSIFSDSGPGTAMVPVISDYNVATAPGQPVLPDTFKLGFSGSTGGGTNNHEIRNLVVTVPTDLSVTKTGTATVDPRGQVTYTVIARNDYMNPVSGAVITDTVPAGLTDVTWTCSGGAGASCGQPSGTGNDISVTAAMESNTGVTLTITGTAADAAAGTTITNTAVVTAPADRTDLDPTNNTASTDTAVNQFMDLVVEKKLTSASPLVFGQDATYDITVTNNGPAAASGVVLTDTIPAAFDPATVTAPGCTVSGTTLTCALGNLPAGATRVVHLTATVGGDATACAERDVTQSASASGTNADRTPDDASDTVTTPCEVPVSLAVTKTGAASVTAGGSLVYTVTVTNTGSFAAPATAITDTVPGSLIDVVWTCPACTPASGSGNAISTTAAVPAGGSTVLTITGTPTQPGSVTNTASVTPCARCAAQGVGPLSASVTTEVGGEPIPITGVPVGTIALSGAGLLIAGTATVLITRRRRSS
- a CDS encoding YkvA family protein, which translates into the protein MSREAWIAVAIVVAIIAAVTIFGAVKLARRLWKTKKTLNELGAGGNWVFWGAMAYTIFPIDILPDPIYLDDMGVLGAALIYLTRLVQKKRAAGAFPHARTETRQVEQRRR